Proteins encoded by one window of Halomonas chromatireducens:
- a CDS encoding DMT family transporter, whose amino-acid sequence MTAPASPALLQRTGITTALLIGAIGLFWGGNWPAVRFSLMDIPPFSLRAIGFTVGAVMLLGWAWIRQLPLAISAEEWPWLVIAGVFTILGFNVGTAFGQLHMPTSQAAIIAFTMPCWALLMAIGILGERITRRQWLGLGLGQAGLLILLGPAAWRAGSEGLVGPLFVLCAALSWALGTVLIKRRGGWKGHPVAITGWQFAICAVPMVLLAAGLESPPSPLEWRTTTWLGLSYHLVFAICLAQMLWFRNVNRLTIGQSTISTLIIPVVGVSSAVVLLGEPFTLHILVALALTLSAVAIVMTQRKTTA is encoded by the coding sequence ATGACGGCCCCTGCTTCCCCCGCCCTGCTGCAACGAACCGGTATCACGACGGCGCTGTTGATTGGCGCCATCGGTCTGTTCTGGGGAGGCAACTGGCCCGCGGTACGCTTCAGCCTGATGGACATCCCCCCGTTCAGCCTCAGGGCCATCGGCTTTACCGTCGGTGCCGTGATGCTGCTCGGATGGGCCTGGATCCGACAATTGCCATTGGCCATCAGTGCCGAGGAGTGGCCCTGGCTGGTGATTGCCGGCGTGTTCACCATTCTTGGCTTCAATGTCGGCACCGCCTTCGGCCAGCTGCACATGCCCACCTCCCAGGCAGCCATCATCGCCTTCACCATGCCCTGCTGGGCGCTGTTGATGGCCATCGGCATCCTCGGCGAGCGCATCACCCGGAGGCAGTGGCTGGGCCTGGGACTCGGCCAGGCCGGCCTGCTGATACTGCTGGGCCCGGCCGCCTGGCGGGCCGGCTCGGAGGGGCTCGTCGGCCCCCTGTTCGTGCTCTGCGCCGCCCTGTCGTGGGCGCTGGGCACCGTACTGATCAAGCGCCGCGGCGGCTGGAAGGGCCATCCCGTGGCCATCACCGGCTGGCAGTTCGCCATCTGCGCCGTGCCGATGGTGCTGCTGGCTGCAGGACTGGAGTCACCACCTTCTCCGCTCGAATGGCGGACCACCACCTGGCTGGGTCTGAGCTATCATCTTGTCTTTGCGATCTGCCTGGCCCAGATGCTGTGGTTTCGCAACGTCAATCGCCTGACCATCGGCCAGTCCACCATCAGCACGCTGATCATCCCGGTGGTCGGCGTCTCCAGCGCCGTTGTGTTGCTGGGCGAGCCCTTCACCTTGCATATTCTGGTGGCACTGGCACTGACCCTGTCCGCCGTAGCGATCGTCATGACACAACGAAAGACTACGGCATGA